CCACATGACGACCCAGCTGACGACATCGTAGTCGCCCTCGGGCTTGGACATTTCCAATAGCTGCCGGTCGCGTAGTGCGAGGTATTGCAGTGCATCGATCTCAACGTTGATGCCGGTCTCTTCCATGAACTCTTCAACGAGTTCCTCTGCCGCGTTGAAGTGCGCAAGCGCGGGCCAGCTGACGACGATCGTGGTGCCTTCATACTCCGCATACGGGTTGGCAAGCGCTGCCGACGTCGACATCAGCAACGCCGTCAGGCCCGCCATCGCGGTTGTTTTCAGTGCAGTTGTTGCCATCTTTGGTTCCTCCCTTGATGGTCGTTGGTTTTGGTTCTTCAGTTGATTGCTTCGCCGGATTCCCGGTCGAACAGGTAGAGTCGTGACGTATCAAAGCGGTACGCACCGCTGGTCAGAGGCGCGCTATCGGGGCCAACTTCGATGGCCGCTGTAACGTGCTTGCCGGCAATGCTTGCGGCGAGGAACTGGCTGGACCCGATGTATTCGGCGACCGCAACGTCCAGCTCGACTGGGGCAAACTGGGATTCCTGGGTGCCGCCAGCCCCATCCATTGAGAAGTGTTCTGGCCTCAGGCCGACCGTTACCGCGCGGGACGCAGCCCGTTGGGCAGCGCTTGCCAGTGCTTCTGGGAGCGGCAGATCGAAGCCTTCGCCGCGTACATGCAGGCCCCCATCATCAATGACTTCTCCGTCGAGAAAGTTCATGGAAGGCGATCCGATAAAGCCGGCGACGAACCGGTTCACCGGACTGTTATACACCTCGCGAGGACTGCCCACTTGCTGAACGATACCCTGATCCATGATCACGATGCGATCAGCCATCGTCATGGCTTCAATCTGATCGTGAGTCACATAGACCATGGTCCGCTCGAGCTTCTTGTGCAGGATCGCCAGCTCAGTCCGCATCGTCGAACGCAGCTTGGCATCGAGGTTGGACAAGGGCTCGTCGAACAGAAAGCAGTAGGCATCGCGTACAATGGCGCGGCCCATCGCGACACGTTGGCGTTGGCCGCCTGACAGGTCTTTTGGCTTGCGGTGCAAATAGTCGGTCAGCTCAAGCATTTGAGCCGCCGCGTTCACCCGTTCTTCGACTTCGGCTTTAGGACGGCCTGCCAGCCTCAAGGCAAACGACATGTTCCCTGCGACATTCATGTGCGGGTAGAGCGCGTAGGACTGAAAGACCATCGCGATGTCGCGTTCTTTGGGTACAGCCCAAGTGACATCTTTTCCGGCAATGTATATCGAGCCGCCCGAAACAGGCTCGAGACCAGCGATCATGCGCAACGTCGTGGATTTCCCGCAGCCGGAAGGGCCGACAATCACCACGAACTCGCCCTCTTCAAAGTCGAGATCGAGCGAAGGTATAATGTTGACCGGCCCGTAGGACTTGCTGACTTTGGTCAGTTGAACTCCGCTCATGCGTGCCTTCCACCATCCGTGCCTGCGCACGTTTCTTCCGTGGAGACGAACCTCATCGCTGCGCCAGCGTGACGTCCGCCCCTTTTTGGATTTTCACGCGCCGAACGATTTCCTCGTCCCGCGCCCTTTTGAACGCTTCGGCATCCCGTGCTTTCCAGTCGTAGAAGCCTGCGCCGCTTTTCATGCCAAGTTTACCGTCGCGAAACAGCGCGCCGACCGGCGTGTCATCGGGATCACCTACGGTTGAGAGATCGGCCCAAACGGCTTTGGCCGCGGCGCCGTTCAACAGATCAAGGCCGGCCAGGTCTGCATGTTCAAATGCACCCATCGCCGGGAGCCGAGCGGCGTAGCCTTGCTTGAGGATCGTGTCGCACGCTCCGGGCGTTACCAAGCCCTTCCCGACCAGGCTGGCGAACTCTCTTAGGACGGCATGTTGAATGCGGGCCCAAAGAAACCCCGGAATGTCCGGGCAAAGGACCGGCGTCTTGCCGGTGGCCTCGAGAAGCTGCGTGACAAACTGCGTCGTTTTCGCAGCCGTTTGCTCGCCTGGGACAACTTCCACCAGCGCCACCAAATGCGCAGGCTGGGCGTAGTGCGCGACGCAGAAAGCTGTTGGGCACTTCAGCGCGGATTGAACGGCTGTTGGGCTCAGCGCGGATGTGGTCGATGACAGGATCGCGTCCAGCCCAACATGCGCTTCGGCCGCTTGTAGCACTGTCTGTTTGACATGCAGCTCTTCGGCAACAGCCTCGATGACAAAACCCGCGCTCGAAACAGCGTCCGACATGTTACGTTCAAATGTCACGCGTCCCAGGACGCCCGCCTTCTCGTTGATATCGGCCAATCCGCTGTTTGCGAGAAACTCAAACGCTTCGTCGACCCGCGCACGCGCATCTTCAAGCCCCTCAGCACGACGCCCCCATAGGCTGACCGACGCGCCACCGAGTGCTAACGACAGGGCGACCTGGGCACCCATGGTGCCCGAACCAAGGACAGCGCAGCGAGGGAGCGCGTCAGCCTTCATAGGCCCAGCC
The genomic region above belongs to Pseudomonadota bacterium and contains:
- a CDS encoding 3-hydroxyacyl-CoA dehydrogenase family protein — protein: MKADALPRCAVLGSGTMGAQVALSLALGGASVSLWGRRAEGLEDARARVDEAFEFLANSGLADINEKAGVLGRVTFERNMSDAVSSAGFVIEAVAEELHVKQTVLQAAEAHVGLDAILSSTTSALSPTAVQSALKCPTAFCVAHYAQPAHLVALVEVVPGEQTAAKTTQFVTQLLEATGKTPVLCPDIPGFLWARIQHAVLREFASLVGKGLVTPGACDTILKQGYAARLPAMGAFEHADLAGLDLLNGAAAKAVWADLSTVGDPDDTPVGALFRDGKLGMKSGAGFYDWKARDAEAFKRARDEEIVRRVKIQKGADVTLAQR
- the ugpC gene encoding sn-glycerol-3-phosphate ABC transporter ATP-binding protein UgpC gives rise to the protein MSGVQLTKVSKSYGPVNIIPSLDLDFEEGEFVVIVGPSGCGKSTTLRMIAGLEPVSGGSIYIAGKDVTWAVPKERDIAMVFQSYALYPHMNVAGNMSFALRLAGRPKAEVEERVNAAAQMLELTDYLHRKPKDLSGGQRQRVAMGRAIVRDAYCFLFDEPLSNLDAKLRSTMRTELAILHKKLERTMVYVTHDQIEAMTMADRIVIMDQGIVQQVGSPREVYNSPVNRFVAGFIGSPSMNFLDGEVIDDGGLHVRGEGFDLPLPEALASAAQRAASRAVTVGLRPEHFSMDGAGGTQESQFAPVELDVAVAEYIGSSQFLAASIAGKHVTAAIEVGPDSAPLTSGAYRFDTSRLYLFDRESGEAIN